TCGGACACCAAACAAGCTGGCAACACTGTTCGCCAGAATAACTTGCAATGTTTGCTTTTGTCgtgttttaattgttttcttCAATAAATTGCACCAGGATAGATTCTTGTAGAGTCGATAGAAGGTCGATAGAAACGCGGCGTGACTGCATTTGCCAAAACAAGATGCAGAAATAACGTCGTAAACGTGGAGTAAACTTGGACACACGCACAACAGCGACGTGTATAAGTAGGCGTGCAGTGTTGCACTTCGTTTGAGTGAAAAATAATCAGTACAAAACTATTCGTTCCACAGCGAATGTTCCGAACTAACCtcttaaaactgtaaaaaaaagaataaaataaataaataaataaataaatattatatatatatatatatatatataaagagagagagagagagagagagagagagagaatgtgttcACGTCCATCGCAAAGACGTGTCGATTTTTCACGCCTCGATTAGACGAGTTAAACGGGAGAACCGAGCGCGCGTGTAAAAAAGTTGTCGCCTACGTGAGGCTTTTGGTGCTGGCCGGAATGCGCTGTGGGCATCTCGGCTGGGGGTTGGGGGTCAGAGTGCACGGGATGGGTGAGGGGTCGCCTCTCTTCAAACGCAACAAATGTTTCTGGGGCGAAATCGCTACGTTGGGAACGTGCTGTCGCGCCCTATTGGTCGAGGGCCGCCGGAGGGGGCGTGTCCACCCGCCGACGGCTTAAATGGGCTCCGCGGACGCGTCTTCACCCCGAAGCCTCCGAAGAAACTCCTCCACGTCCAAGAGGCACTTTGTTGTCCAGGAACCCCGAGCAAGATGTCCTTTCTGCACGAAACTCGGTCCATGGATGGAAGTTTCCCTCCCTCGCCACTGGAGTCCGACTCGGCACCGAAACGTCTGTCGTGGGGGAAAGTTCTTCAGAAACTCGCCGAGCTCAACCACAGCCAGACTGAGGGCAGCGCTCCAAATGATACAGGTAAACGAACCACATTTATTCCGTTCATTAAAATGCTACTACAGTACAGTGGAACGTTGAGAAAGTGGGTTGGTTTGTGGTCTAATTGGGTCGTGTTCTGAATTCTAGGGTCGGTCTCGGGCTCCCTGTTGTCAGAAGACAATCTCTTCAGCGATCCATGGGAGGAGAGGCTGTGTGCAGATGTGGTGGACATCATCGCTCGGAGCCTTGCCGACGCCAAAGTCACCCTGGGCTGCTCCAAACTCACGGTTCCCCAGCACTTACTGCACCACGTCGGCCAGGAGCTCCTGCACTTATCAGCCACTGAGCCTTGTGGGCTACGCGGAGCCGTTGTCGACCTTTGCGTTGAGCACGATGAAACTTTCCGGAACCTGGAGCAGATTGCTGTGGACCCCTGCCTCGTGCCTACTTTTCACCTCACCCTAGTCTTAAGGGTGGAGTGCAGAGGACTGTGGCCTAAATTCACCCGCAGACTCAACAACTCGCTTCGTTTGCACTCGGGCTTTAAAGTGATCAAGAAGAAACTTTACAGCCCCAGGGAGCTGTTCATTGAGGAGTTCTAAATGCCACAAGCCTTCATTCCCTGGGATATCATGCATGTGTTGGATATCGCAAAGGAAAAATATTTCCCCACTTTAAGAATGTTTAAAACACTTAAAATGCCTTTGAATGTAGCAAAGTTGTTATGCAGCTATGATCGTTTTTCTCAGTGAAACTTATAATCTTGATGAGAAAAACTgcatataaatttacattttctcatgaaaatatgaaattgccttatttaatatttaaatactgcagttctttttttttgtacattgatatttttttttatcaataaaatgtatttttcataattacGTTGATGGCTGAGTGTCTAAATATCACTTGTTATTGTCCAGTTTACCTTATATGAcctttttttatctcttttagTCACTAATTATCAGTCGGTTTAGCCAAATCTATTAACAACTGTTtcacatttaatcatttatatCAAAGAGGCAATGCTAAATTTATAAAAACGTGTTATGCATATTTTTCTATTACAGCTACATGTTCAGTAATTTTGTTGAATAGAATGGACAGATTTGCAGTCCCCTATTGCATCAGCCAGGGCCAGTGATGTCACCACAAGAGAGGTGCATTTAAGCTTCAGAACGTAAAAACAAGACTAATCTGGTTTTGACTTCACTGACTAGCAGACCAATGTGAATAATGCAAAAGACGTAGTAAAAGCGTGTTGCTAATTTTGAAAGAATGTGCAAAGGGTGTTGTGCATGGTAGTGGTGCAGTTGGTCCCGTTGAAGAAGCAACTCAAAACTTTGAACACGGCGTGTGTtgaaagtattttaataaataatttaaagtcAACTTTTGCATCACATGTTCACGTAGGTTCATTCATAATTTGGTTCAGGATGTGACGACCATCAGAACagaaaaatatacagaaaaagattgacaaaaaaaaaaaaaaaaaaacatgaatgaagtaaaatgatttatgattattcaattttaataaatacatattctTTGTTTCAAATATTCGATGTCAACCAACTACAATCAAGCCTGCCAGGAACAATCAATTGATAGGTGACAtattaaaattgtaatcatgTTCCTGCATAGTCCAAATAGAAAGAACATACATATTCTATACAAATTATATCATGTCAAAAAGATCAGTCcgtttcataaaatgaaaaaaaaaaaaaaaaaaaagggggggggggggggggtgctgcaGACTCGTTCACTACATTTCTCCCCAAGacagaatttgtttttaaaaatatatacagtttcATGTGCATCCCCAGCCATCAGTCCTCTCCAAACGAAGGATGATGGGAAATGCGAAGCATGACAAAGGCCAGTGTCTCATCTTCAGGACAGGTCGATGCTTCGTGCGAATTGTTACAACTGAATGCTCGGACTTCAGTGAAGGTTTGAATAAGACTAAAGCAACTTTACCTTCACCCATTCAGCTCAGGTGctcaaaaaaagaaacctatggagcaaaacaaacaaaaatcccaaagttaagttatatatccCACTCGACAGGCATCATAAAATGGAAGGCTAAGTTCATTTACATACCCGCTTCCGGACTTATCCATCTAGAAAAACCTGAATGTCAGAGAGTTTTGAACAGCTGGGAGTGCCCATTTTTTGAGCCCTTTGGTACAGATCAGAATCCCCAAAATATCGCGCTCGATACAGTAAGCCCTCCTCtgcaaatcacacacaaaatattaatattactatttctacacatttaCTACATGGACTTAGTGCATAATACTGATACCTAATTCTAACTTATTATCTATTAGACCCCCATGTATGTATGAAATTGAATcttgaaaaaattaaatgacacCCATTCCAATCAACTGTAAATATGAGTGGCAGATCGGCAGACCTGACCACAGTACTCACTCTGCTGTTTCTCCTTCCAGCAATTGTTCCTCAGATTTGAGATGTAGTCTTCCTCCACACTCCGTTCAACATTTTTTAGGTTGGCTCCAGAGTACTTCTCTGAAAAGTCGTCACCCACATAGTAAGGCACTTTCAGAGTTGCAGTCTGTCTTCTGTTATTATGGCCTGCTGACCTAGAGGAAAAAGTGAGGACGTTTGCTTGGACTGGTAAATATTTTTCGATGGATGTGTGTAAGGTACAGGAGACTTACGGATGGCGACTGAGACTGTACGGAGGATTAGACACCATCATCTGACTGAGAGCTGAAACtatgatgaggatgaggatgggcATCAGCTGAACAAACAGGGCCAGCCCTCCCTATTGAACAGCTTATTAATTAATGACAACCAATCACAACatcaatgataaaatattaaaattcaaaataaaggaaaaaacacaacacatcagaaaattatttattacataaaaatgtagGATGTCAACTACAAACTGTCTAGTTTCTAGTTTATATATTGCACACCCTTACTTTACAACATCAAAGCACTGAAACACTCACTATCATTAAGCACTTAGTCCTCTTACgcagtgtcatggctgccctggaCACTTTAGAGATGCCAGTCCACCTAGTGGATCCAGCATGTAAACTCACACAAGGTCTGAgacgggattcgaactcacaactcACTAAGCGCAACAACATGACACACATTTGGCTAATAATGTGtccgcagtgggcagccatgacaggcgcctggggagcagtgtgtggggacggtgctttgctcagtggcaccttggaagtttgggattcgaaccggcaaccttctgattacaggactgtttcctcacccactaggccaccactgcccctcgcTGAAACATTGTAAATATAACTGGAGGCGTTGTATAATGAGCCCTCGCCAACATGGGTCTGTGTACAGATTGACTTTACCAAATTCTGTATTCATTGAAACTGTCAGCCATCTGGTTCCTCTGCTCCTGTGAGAAAATCCACCCCTCTTCTCTCTAGCAGAGTGCAAGCTAAGCCCCACATCTTTTACCCTGTAGGAGCTctcacacagagagaaacacaCGCAAGGACCCCCTGCAGTCTCTGTCTCACTCCGAGGcagtcacactcaaaaaaattgtggaaaaagtggaaaaaaatactttgatgtattgtccttaaaacaagtcaaaacaaggctcagtagtgtgtgcgGCCTTCAAACGCCTGGATATGCCCCTTGATGAGGTAGTGGATaatctcctgagggatctcctcccagacctggacagtctgtggtgcaacgtggtgttggtggatggagcgagacacgatgtcccagatgtgctcaattggattcaggtctggggaacgggcagggctgtccatagcatcaatgccttcatcttgcaggaactgacttccagccacatgaggtctagcattgtcttgcattaggaggaacccagggccaaccacaccagcatatggtctctgTCACGTGTGCTCAGCATGAACCTGTTTTCAggtgtgaagagcacagggcgccagtggcatatttggtgttctctggcaaatgccaaatgtgccGCACGGTGtttggctgtaagcacaacccccacctgtggacgtggGGCCCTCAttccaccctcatggagtctgtttctgaccgtttgagcagacacatgcacatttgtggccagCTGgtggtcattttgcagggctctggcagcgctcctcctgttcctccttgcacaaaggcggaggtagcggtcctgctgcctGGTTGGTGCcctcctatggcctcctccacatctcctgatgtactggcctgtctcctaaTAGCGCCTCCACTACGctgacacagcaaaccttcttgccacagctcacactgatgtgccatcctgggtgagctgcactacctgagccacttgtgtgggttgtagactccgtctcatgctaccactaaggtgaaagcaccgccagcattcaaaagtgaccaaaacatcagccagaaagcataggaagtgagaagtggtctgtggtcaccacctgcagaaccacgcctttattggggatgtcttgctaactGCCTTTAATTTCTACCTGTTGTCTagtccatttgcacaacagcatgagaAATTGattcaatcagtgttgcttcatAAGTGGATAGTTTGATTAGTAGTGTAAAgtattccttttatttttaatgcatttttcacTAATGGATGTGAATTGGAAATTTGTTCAGATTGTATTGACACATacggtggccccgtaatcagaaggttgccgaatcctgatccgccaaaggtgccactgagcaaatcaccgtccccacacaccgttTCCCAGGCGCCTgatatggctgcccactgttcaccaagggtggtggttaaatgttGTTAAAGAGCTTGTACtctgcatttgaaatgttttagGCAAGAgacaataaataattcaataaatcaaattcctcaaacacaaacatgttcACAACATACttttataaattttatatatcAAATTTTTATGTTAATCTGATGAACAGTGAAAGAGCAGGACAATAGAAAATGCAAAGTGGTCATTTTTTCCTTTCCAGTTGGTGGCGCTATACCAAGGTCtcaaaatatttatattgttgtGTGAGACTGAATATTTCTGTGGCGTTGATCACTCAATGTAtagtgtaattaattaatttttttatttccccaaaaATGACAATTTGTTGGCTTGCCATTGCGTTCGAGCAATCAAAAAAAGCTTCACAATTTAGCATAATGAacctaaagtaaagtgaaatgcttgtcacatatgatacacagcagcacagcacacagtgaaatttgccctctgcatttaacccatcaccctgagtggcaacttggcggttcgggattcgaaccagcaaccttctgattgtggggccgcttccttaaccgctaggccaccactggcccattaaAATAGGAGAACATTGGCTGGGAATCCTGTATTCTACATATAACTTGGAGTGACAAAAGGAGTGGACAAAGGGTCTGGGACCCTAGTTTTCAAATTCCTttgtataataaaattaaataatccagattatctcacttcctgttgggcAGAGCTATTGAGTGTATCATAAATTTGTCCTAATGAGATACACATGTATACTAATTTTGGTGGtgataagtgaaagtgagtgtGCACCAGAAGGGGTAATGCTTTACGTGGCACTGTTGAAACCCCCTGGCCACGCCTGGGTCAAAACCTGTCTCAGTACGAGCTTTGCGTGAATTATGATGTGTAGGGCAAATAAAATAGAGTTTTTGTGCATAGGttaaaaactgagaaaatgtcaGCATATGGCTGCCCTGCACTTTCGGTGCATGGGCCCTAATAACACATCTCAACCCACTTCAGAAAAACCATAGAGATTATATAAATGCTccaataaaatgacaatgacTTACATCTCTGCGTTGCTCCCGATGCTCTGTTCTGTGGTTATGGCCAAAACGCATCCTGCCATTACTATAGACATGCACATTACCTTGGAGAGAAAGGGAGATCTACTGTAAAACATCAAATCCAACTCGGAGTGAACACAAAGAAGCAACATATACCAAAGAGGCTTACTTGATGGGAAACCACCaccaaaaaacatattaaacagGTCTTCGGGAGAGATGTCTGCCTCAAACCCACGATGGGAATGTCCATGCCCTGACGGGTGTACTTTCTCCTCTCCATATTGATCGTACTGCCGCCGCTTTTCTGTGTTACTCAGGACAGCGTAAGCATTTCCTATAGCTGAACAGCAGGGGAACAACTTACTTTTCACAATGTTCCCAACATAGGAGAAGAGTAGGAAATGCAGGATGCAGGAGGCCTGTTACCTTTGAAGGCCTCTGTAGCTCCTGGAGCATGATTCTTGTCTGGGTGAAATTTCAAGGCCAGCTTTCTGTAGGCCTTTTTCAGATCTTCCTCTGAAGCTGTCTTGCTAACGCCAAGGATCTCATAGTAatccttacatttttttattctgcaccACACAACCACAAAAGGAATATCAAGTCTTCACAATGTGTTCACATCACAGGAAAGACACAGCAGAATTTTGGACATGAGATTGATGAACTGGCGcttgctgtaaaaaataaaaaagaggcAAGGAGTCCCACCTTCTGACAGCGTCCACTTGGTCTGCTGTGTATGATTTGGCTGAGTCTGTGGCACTTTCTCCTGAAGTGTTATCTTCAGCAGCTTGGCTCCTGAACCGGATCCCTGCACCAGGAGCATCTCCGTTGTTCTCCTCTTGACCACAGTGTTTGTTATTCTGTCCAATTGATTCTAATAAAgctaaaagatgaaaagaaatgaacacACCTCCAGAGTTATTTATCAGCATGACTGTACGAACCACAAACTCATCCAAAGAAGCCGATATCATTGACATGCGGAAGATCCAAAGTGAGAAATTTGGCCATTTACCCTTGTCTCTCTAACTGGGAAAAAGTGATCATTGCGTTATGATTCATTAGATCAACCttaaatattaatgtatgtCTCAATTATTATACTATAATAATATGATTATAACAaacaatttaatgcatttaatgcagAGAGGCGGCAGATGTCCTATGCCTATAAATAATAGCATATACATAGATTCAAATAAAGGAACAAACAACCGAGTCATCTTCGCAACTAAAACACCGGTAAATGGATCAATGCGTGTTTACGCAGACGCACAATTTTACCGCTACCGAGCAGCCGCCGCTTTATTAATTATTCCGTCGTGTCTGATCACAGTAAACTTATCAGATCCGTCACAAACAGCGTGAAGACCAGTAGCTAAAGACGCCGGGGgctacatggaaaaaaaaagccccgaAAGACGCGTAGCGCTGTTCCACACGAACGGCCGAATTAAAGGTCGGAGTTTCTGCGCCTGCGCACTGCGCCAGCCCCGTCGCGGCCCATACTTCGTTATagaaggcttttttttatttgctgctgtTCGTCTCTCCGGCGGGTCTGTACGCACTTTTCGCCTTGTCCGTCGGAAAGAGCCTCTGCGCCTTTTCCAGAAACCTCCGGGCCTTGTCCGCCTGGTTATTCCTTATCGCGGCGGCGGCGATGTTAATGCAGCGTTCCGCCTCGTCCTTATTTGAGTCCATCGCGATGGCGGAACTGTTTACTGACGGGCGTCGCTTTCTGATGACGTCAGGCCGGAGCCACCATAACGCGTCAGTGGGAAGGGGCCTGACAGCCGACGCGAACGCACATGCATGCGGCGCTCAAGTGAACGCGAGCGGCCATGAATGTCAGGATCGAGCGAGTGTTGCCTCTCTCGAATCCCCTGTTGAGGCGTGACGCGTGTAAGGTCGGTCTTCGAAGGACGTTCCGACAGAAAAGCCCGACCTGGGAGGAACGACTGGCCGACGCGGTCACCCCCCTGTGGAGGCTGAACTACGAAGAGCAGCTGCAGCTGAAAGTCGAGCGACAACAGGAGATCCTGCGAGAACTCTCCAGCCGCTTATCCAACACCGACAGTGTCCCTCTCCTTCCCATAATTCCTTCTCCGCTGAGGAATGGGTACCGCAACAAGTCAACCTTCTCCGTCAACAAAGGAGTGGATGGCAATCCAAAGACCGTTGGGTTTTACATTGGGACGGGGAAATCGGGCAACGTTGTTTGCGTCGGTGGAGGCCACCTGCTGAACATGCCCGAGAAACACGCGTTGGTTGCGAGGTGCTACGAGGATTTCATCCGCCAGTCGCCCCTGCGGCCCTGCATTGTGTTCAGCGACGGCGGCCACTGGCGGGAGGTCACGGTGAGGACCACCTCGGCCGGCGGTGCCATGGCCATCGTCTACTTCCACCCTCAGGACCTGACCCGTGAGCAGAAAAGCCAGCACAAAGCCAAGCTCGTGGAATACTTCGCACGGGGCCCCGGGTCTGTCTGCCGGCTAGACTCTCTGTATCTCCAGGAGAGCGCCATGACCCGCTGCTCCCACCAGGACTCCCCGTACCAGCTCTTGTACGGTCAGCCCCATATCCACGAAGAGCTGCTGGGTTTTCGGTTCAGGATTTCGGCGGACGCCTTCTTCCAGGTCAACACGGCAGCGGCGGCGGTGCTGTACCGCACTGTGGGCGAGTTGACTCGGGTCAGCGGAGGAGAGACTCTGCTGGATGTCTGCTGTGGGACAGGCGCTATTGGAATCTCCCTGTCCTCCAAGGTGAAGAGGGTGATTGGAATAGAGGTGATGGAGCAGGCGGTGGAGGATGCGAGGCACAATGCAGAAACGAATGGCGTACGGAACTGCGAGTTCCTCTCGGGTAAAGCTGAGGCCGTCCTTCCCAAACTGATGCCCTCGCTCGACTCGGACTCTGGACTTACTGCGGTGGTGAACCCATCGAGGGCTGGTCTCCACTACCGCATCATCAGAGCCCTGCGCAATCACCTCAGCATCCGGAGACTCGTGTACATATCCTGCAAGCCTGACGGCGAGGCCATGAGAAACTTCGTGGAGTTGTGCTGCAGTCGGAATGAGCAGAAGAAGCTGACGGGAGAGCCGTTTACACTGACGCTAGCTGTTCCTGTGGACATGTTTCCACACACAACTCACTGTGAACTGCTGTTAGTCTTTGAAAGGTGATCTGGAATCTGGAATCATTTCTTTTGAAGAAATCAAATATATACTAAGTATACTAATATATACTAATATATTAGTATAAATATATACTAGTATAAATATATACTAATTTCTCACATTTTCCATAATTTAAGATATCTAGGATAGTATTTGATTTTGTAACCTCACTAAATCACCAGTGAGGTTACAGTACATCTGATGTACACCAGGTGGCGCCAGTCTGTTGAGACTGCACAAGTGGCCCATtcgtgacagacacacacacctacacaaaagaaaaagatcaTCTATAGTTGTTGAATTAAAGGCTGCCCAGtcattagaataataataaaaaaaaactcaaatgaaATACCAACAAGTTTGCACAAACATGTTATTAATTACAGTGTCTCTTCATTTCTTTAACAAAtcttctaattattattatataaattttTACAAACACATTGTGACCGATGCAGGGCATCTAAAAAGTGTACATTTAAGTGTACCCTTTTAAAATGCCAAAACGTTTCAGGCATTGTATTgtaatgcagtggtggcctagcaggtaaggaagaggccccgaaattggaaggttgctggttcgaatcccgaggtgccactgaccgtccccacgcactgctcgctgggcgcctttcatggctgctcactgaaggtgatggttaaaagcagaggacactttttgttgtgtgctgtcctgcagtgtaagttaatgacaatcactttcacatttattgtttcacattttttacatcacacaAACTGGGAATTTACATCTTTTATATCCACTGCGATATAAAAAATCAGCCACAAAATTGAATACGTCCCCGGTTTTTgccaaaacagccctgacccATCAATGTATATTTTAGCTAAAGCTCCCCATCTGGCCACTACattttgtggacaaaatgaCATTCTGTCAGTGGCTCAATTAACTTTGTGgctgaaatgcattttgtgaacgaaattacattttgtcaagtaaAAGTGTACCAAATCAATTGTTGCTTTTGACTCCTTGTGAACGAAATAACGTGACAACTCCTTCCTTTTGTTGACAAAATGTGATAAGGGCTTATATCTCTGTGGACAAAATGCCACAAAGCTGATTTCGTCATAATATGATTCATTTTGCGGCACGGAATGCATGTTGTGCCTGAAAATAAGCACTTGGCGCCCCATAGTTA
Above is a genomic segment from Denticeps clupeoides chromosome 8, fDenClu1.1, whole genome shotgun sequence containing:
- the LOC114796091 gene encoding DNA damage-inducible transcript 4 protein-like, coding for MSFLHETRSMDGSFPPSPLESDSAPKRLSWGKVLQKLAELNHSQTEGSAPNDTGSVSGSLLSEDNLFSDPWEERLCADVVDIIARSLADAKVTLGCSKLTVPQHLLHHVGQELLHLSATEPCGLRGAVVDLCVEHDETFRNLEQIAVDPCLVPTFHLTLVLRVECRGLWPKFTRRLNNSLRLHSGFKVIKKKLYSPRELFIEEF
- the dnajb12a gene encoding dnaJ homolog subfamily B member 12a, giving the protein MDSNKDEAERCINIAAAAIRNNQADKARRFLEKAQRLFPTDKAKTLLESIGQNNKHCGQEENNGDAPGAGIRFRSQAAEDNTSGESATDSAKSYTADQVDAVRRIKKCKDYYEILGVSKTASEEDLKKAYRKLALKFHPDKNHAPGATEAFKAIGNAYAVLSNTEKRRQYDQYGEEKVHPSGHGHSHRGFEADISPEDLFNMFFGGGFPSSNVHVYSNGRMRFGHNHRTEHREQRRDGGLALFVQLMPILILIIVSALSQMMVSNPPYSLSRHPSAGHNNRRQTATLKVPYYVGDDFSEKYSGANLKNVERSVEEDYISNLRNNCWKEKQQKEGLLYRARYFGDSDLYQRAQKMGTPSCSKLSDIQVFLDG
- the trmt2b gene encoding tRNA (uracil-5-)-methyltransferase homolog B gives rise to the protein MNVRIERVLPLSNPLLRRDACKVGLRRTFRQKSPTWEERLADAVTPLWRLNYEEQLQLKVERQQEILRELSSRLSNTDSVPLLPIIPSPLRNGYRNKSTFSVNKGVDGNPKTVGFYIGTGKSGNVVCVGGGHLLNMPEKHALVARCYEDFIRQSPLRPCIVFSDGGHWREVTVRTTSAGGAMAIVYFHPQDLTREQKSQHKAKLVEYFARGPGSVCRLDSLYLQESAMTRCSHQDSPYQLLYGQPHIHEELLGFRFRISADAFFQVNTAAAAVLYRTVGELTRVSGGETLLDVCCGTGAIGISLSSKVKRVIGIEVMEQAVEDARHNAETNGVRNCEFLSGKAEAVLPKLMPSLDSDSGLTAVVNPSRAGLHYRIIRALRNHLSIRRLVYISCKPDGEAMRNFVELCCSRNEQKKLTGEPFTLTLAVPVDMFPHTTHCELLLVFER